One window of the Triticum dicoccoides isolate Atlit2015 ecotype Zavitan chromosome 3B, WEW_v2.0, whole genome shotgun sequence genome contains the following:
- the LOC119276357 gene encoding cinnamoyl-CoA reductase-like SNL6 — translation MGVLRSTQSMQAEVEEMRAALFHGGAAAAGWRPSAGDSDVKRAAGGDEGAAGPRTVCVTGGISFVGFAIVDRLLRHGYTVRLALETQEDLDKLREMEMFGEDGRDGVWTVMANVMEPESLHRAFDGCTGVFHTSAFVDPGGMSGYTKHMASLEAQAAERVIEACVRTESVRKCVFTSSLLACVWWQNHPNERRGPTILDENCWSDESFCRNNKLWFALGKTAAEKAAWRAARGRDLKLVTVCPALVTGPGFRRRNSTASIAYLKGSGVMLADGVLATANVATVAEAHVRVYEAMGDNTAGGRYICYDHVIRRAEEFAELERQLGIPRRTAATQSVDDDRPARFELCKRKLGRLMSSRRRCTYDDYYCPVTFQ, via the exons ATGGGCGTCTTACGGAGCACGCAGAGCATGCAGGCGGAGGTGGAGGAGATGCGCGCCGCGCTCTTCCACGGGGGCGCGGCCGCGGCCGGGTGGCGCCCCTCGGCCGGCGACAGCGACGTCAAGCGCGCGGCCGGCGGCGACGAAGGCGCGGCGGGCCCGCGCACCGTGTGCGTGACCGGCGGCATATCCTTCGTCGGCTTCGCCATCGTCGACCGCCTCCTCCGCCACGGATACACCGTGCGCCTCGCCCTCGAGACACAAG AGGACCTGGACAAGCTGAGGGAGATGGAGATGTTCGGGGAGGACGGCCGGGATGGGGTTTGGACGGTGATGGCGAATGTGATGGAACCCGAGAGCCTGCACCGGGCGTTCGACGGCTGCACCGGTGTGTTCCACACCTCGGCGTTTGTAGATCCCGGGGGCATGTCCGGCTACACG AAACATATGGCTAGCTTGGAAGCCCAAGCAGCGGAGCGGGTGATCGAAGCGTGCGTGAGGACGGAATCCGTCAGGAAGTGCGTCTTCACCTCGTCCTTGCTGGCCTGCGTGTGGTGGCAGAACCATCCTAATGAAAGACGGGGCCCGACCATCCTGGACGAGAACTGCTGGAGCGACGAGAGCTTCTGCCGCAACAACAAG CTATGGTTTGCACTTGGGAAGACAGCGGCAGAGAAGGCGGCCTGGAGGGCGGCCCGGGGGAGAGACCTCAAGCTCGTCACCGTCTGCCCCGCGCTGGTCACGGGGCCGGGGTTTCGCCGCCGCAACTCTACGGCATCCATCGCGTACCTCAAAGGATCTGGTGTCATGCTCGCGGATGGCGTCCTGGCGACGGCGAACGTGGCGACGGTGGCCGAGGCCCACGTCCGGGTGTACGAGGCGATGGGCGACAACACGGCCGGCGGCAGGTACATCTGCTACGACCATGTGATCCGGAGAGCCGAGGAGTTCGCCGAGCTGGAGCGGCAGCTCGGGATCCCGAGAAGAACGGCGGCAACGCAGAGCGTCGACGACGACCGTCCAGCGAGGTTCGAGCTCTGCAAAAGGAAGCTGGGGAGGCTCATGTCCTCGAGGAGGAGGTGCACGTACGATGACTATTACTGCCCTGTTACGTTCCAATAG